In Rhizobium sp. BG4, the genomic stretch GCAATCACATCGCTCGGGTAGTGGGCGCTGACCATCACGCGGGTCATCCCGAGCCAGAGGGCGCAGGCAAGAAAGACGACGCGGTAGCGCGGGAAGAGAAGCGACAGCGCCGCGAAGAAAGCGCCGATGGTCGTCGCATGTCCCGACGGGAAGCTTTCGAAGGCGGCGTGACCCGAAAAGGGCGAGAATGAGAAGATCCCGTAGTCATCGAAATGCTGCGGCCTGGCGCGGCCGATGGCGCGCTTCAAGATATTGGCAAGGATGCCCGACAGGGCGATCGAGATCAGCAGATAGGCACCGATCCAGCACATCTGCAGCGCCTGGATGCGAGTACGCAGTGATCTGACGATACGAAGCGCCGCTAGGCCTTCGAAGAACAGGAAGGCGCTGACGATGATGATCCATCCGGACGTGCCGAAATCGGTGAGGATGCGGCCGAGGCGTCGGATGACCGGTGGCACCTGTCCGGCGCCGACAGGACCGTCGAGAAGCAGCATCGACAACAGAACTGCGTTACAGGTGATGAAAAGGCAGGTCTGCCACCGCAATTGCGGCATGCGACAGGTGCTCCGGCGCCAGCGCCTGTCGAGCGAGGAAAGTATCGCCTGCATCAAATCCGATCCGTTCGAAAATCAATCTCAAGAACGGACCGACGCTAGCATCCGGCGGCGACAGTTTTTTTACGAAGCCCTCAAAGGAGGCGGCTCAGCCGCGGTATCGGCCAGCCCTCGCGCCCGACCGAGAAGACGAAGCCGAAACGGGCGAAGGCGATGGAGAGCGCAAAGGCGAGCCAGGCTCCGAGCGCCAGTCCAGCGGCGACATCGCTCGGGTAGTGGACGCCGATGATGACCCGGGTGGCGCCGAGCCAGAGACCAATGCCGATGAAGACAAGCCGGAAGCGCGGGAAGAGCAAGGCCAGTGACATGAAGAGCGCGCCGATATTGGCGGAATGTCCCGAAGGAAAGCTCTGGTGCAGGAAATCCCAGCTGAACGGCGTGAAGCTGAATATGCCCTCCTGCTCGTAGAGCAGCGGCCGGGCGCGGCCGATCAGGAACTTCAGCGGATTGGCGATGGCACTGGCAAGGATGACGGAGAAGCCGACATAGGCGGCCATCTGGCCTAAATAGGTCATCCGGAATCTGCGCCTCACTTTCCAGAGGCGGCGGCGGACGACATAGCCGGTGAGCAGAATGGTGGCGAGGCCGGCAAGGATCCAGGCGAGCCTGCCGATGTCGGTCACGTCACCGGCAATCGAGACCAGCGGTGGTGAAAGGCTTTTGACCGCCTGCCCCAGCGGCCGGTCGAAGACGAAGAAGGCAATTGCGACGGCGTTGATGGCGAAGAGCGCGAAAGCTTTCCAGGGAACCCGACGATGGATCGTGCGACGCGCCTCATAGCGCTTCTTCAGATAGGCTTTGCAGCCTGGCTTCGCTCCGGCGGTGTCGCTCATTCTGTCCCTTCGTGGTTGGCACGGGGGACATAGGGAGACGAGGCGTCGGCTTCAATGAAAAAGCCCTCCGCGCCGATGCGCGAAGGGCCTGAAAAGCGTTTCACGTGAAATATCAGGCAGAGAGCGCCTTGAATTCCGCGAGGATGGCATCGCCCATTTCGACAGTGCCGACCTGCTTGCAGCCTTCGCCCATGATGTCGCCGGTGCGGATGCCCTTGTCGAGGACGTTGGCAATCGCCTTCTCGAGGTTGTCGGCTTCGGTGACCATGTTGAAGGAGTAGCGCAGGCACATGGCGAAGGAGGCGATCATGGCGATCGGGTTGGCAATGCCCTTGCCGGCGATGTCAGGAGCCGAACCGTGAACGGGCTCGTAGAGCGCCTTGCGCTTGCCGGTCTTGCCATCGGGGGCGCCGAGCGAAGCAGACGGCAGCATGCCGAGCGAACCGGTCAGCATGGCGGCGACGTCGGAGAGCATGTCGCCGAACAGGTTGTCGGTGACGATGACGTCGAACTGCTTCGGTGCACGGACGAGCTGCATGCCGCCGGCGTCGGCCAGCATGTGCTCGAGCTGGACGTCGGCGTATTTTTCCTTGTGCGTCGCCGTCACCACCTGGTTCCAGAGCACGCCCGACTTCATGACGTTGCGCTTTTCCATGGAGCAGACGCGGTTCTGGCGAGTGCGGGCCATTTCGAAGGCAACGCCGGCGATGCGCTCGATCTCGTAGGTGTCGTAGACCTGCGTGTCGATGCCGCGCTTCTGACCGTTGCCGAGATCGATGATCTCCTTCGGCTCGCCGAAATAGACGCCGCCGGTCAGTTCGCGGATGATGAGGATGTCGAGGCCCTCAACCAGTTCCGGCTTCAGCGAGGAAGCGGAAGCGAGTGCAGGGTAGCAGATTGCCGGGCGCAGGTTTGCGAAGAGCTGCAGATCCTTGCGCAGGCGCAGGAGGCCGGCTTCCGGGCGCACTTCATAGGGAACGCTATCCCACTTCGGGCCGCCGACGGCGCCGAACAGCACCGCATCGGCGGCAAGCGCCTTCTCCATGTCGGCTTCGGAAATCGCCTGGCCGTGGGCATCATAGGCCGAGCCGCCGACGAGACCTTCGTCGGTGACGAAACCGGCCTTCATTGCATCGTTCATGTAAGCGATGATCTTGCGGACCTCGCCCATGGCCTCGGGGCCGATGCCGTCGCCCGGCAGCAGGAAAAGATTGCGCGCTGTCATGAAACCCTCCGCGGAAAAACAAGCTGCGGCTTCTTAGACCCCGGAAAACGGCATTTCAAGCAAGAGAGAGGCCGAATCGGTACGGTTTGCCGCGCTATCGATCTGTTCTGGAGTGTTGACCCCTGCCCGTCTCCGCGCCAAGAAGATGGTCACGTTTCAAGAAATGGAATTCAGAATGTCCCCGTCTCCATTGCATCTCAACACCCCTCTCCTGCGCAGCGCTGCCGATTATAGCGCCAGCGGCAAGCCGCTCTTACTGAAGCTCGATGCGCTGCAGCCTTCAGGCAGCTTCAAGATGCGCGGTGTCAGCCGGCTGTGCCAGCATGAGGTGGAGAATGGCGCGAAGGAAATCTTCTGCGCTTCCGGCGGCAATGCCGGGATTGCGGCGGCTTTTGCGGGCCGGGCGCTCGACGTTCCCGTCACGATCGTCGTGCCGGAGACAACGTCTGCTGAAGTTCGCCAGTCGATCGAGGCGACCGGCGCCTCCGTTCTGGTACATGGCTCGGTCTTCGATGAGGCCAATGCCTATGCGATCAAGCTCTCGGAAGCGCGCAAGGCCGCCTATGTGCATCCCTTCGATCATCCGCTGCTCTGGGAAGGGCATGGAACACTGATCGATGAGGTCGTTGCGAGCGGCACCCGTTTCGACTGCGTGATCGCCAGCGTCGGCGGCGGCGGTCTGCTGGCTGGTATCGTCGCGGGCCTGAAGCGCAATGGCCTTGGCGATGTGCCGGTGATTGCCGTCGAAACCGAAGGTGCGGCCTCATTCCATGAGGCGCTGAAGGCGAAGGAGCGCATCACCCTGCCCGGCATCACCTCGATCGCCAATTCGCTTGGCGCCCGGCAGGTTGCGCAGCATGTCTTCGATCTGCCCAATCACCATCCGATCGAAAGCGTCACCGTGACCGACGCGGAAGCGGTGGCCGCCTGCCTGAAATTTGCCGATGCGCACCGCATTCTCGTCGAGCCCGCCTGCGGCGCGGCGCTCGCCGTTGCCGACGTGCATGCAGGACTGCTGTCACGCTTCGAAAACCCGCTCATTGTAGTCTGCGGCGGCATCGGGGTGTCGCTCGGCAAGCTCAAGGCGTGGCAGGAACGCTTTTTCTGAGGGGGTAAATAAAAAGCCGGGCATTGCCCGGCTTTTTCGTCAGATGTTCTCGCTAGCTCAGGCAGCCCAGGGGCGCGAAGCGGAATTCTTCTTTTCGAAGCTGTCGATCGCCGTGCCTTTTTCCATCGTCAGACCGATGTCGTCCAGGCCGTTCAGCAAGCAGTGGCGCTTGAAGGCGTCGAGGTCGAACTTGATCGAGCCGCCGTCCGGGCCGGTGATCTCGAGGTTTTCGAGGTCGACGGTGAGGATGGCGTTGGAGCCGCGCGAAGCGTCGTCCATCAGCTTGTCGAGATCTTCCTGGCTGACCTTGATCGGCAGGATGCCGTTCTTGAAGCAGTTATTGTAGAAGATGTCGGCGAAGCTGGTGGAGATCACGCAGCGGATGCCGAAATCGAGCAGCGCCCACGGGGCATGCTCACGCGAAGAGCCGCAGCCGAAATTGTCGCCGGCGACGAGGATCTTGGCGTCGCGATAGGCCGGCTTGTTCAGCACGAAATCGGCGTTCTCGGAACCGTCTTCATTGTAGCGGGCTTCGGCGAAGAGACCTTTGCCAAGGCCGGTGCGCTTGATGGTCTTCAGATAGTCCTTCGGAATGATCATGTCCGTGTCGATGTTGACGACGGGCAGGGGCGCGGCAACGCCGGTGAGCTTCACGAATTTATCCATGACCTAGGCTCCAAATTCAGCGGATGTACTTTCGTTGATCAGCATCTAGTCCAGTTTCCCGCCGAAATGAAGGAGAATCTTTCCAGAATGGCGGCTGCGCGGCGTTTCGCGCAGCCTGACCACTTTGCATAGGCGGCTATTTGGATGCTTCGTTGAGGCCCCAGACGACGCCAAAGGGGTCGCGCAGCTGGCCGTAGCGATCGCCCCAGAACATCAGCTCGATCGGCATGACGACTTCGGCGCCGGCAGCCACTGCGCGGTTCCACCAGGCATCGATGTCGTCGATGACGAGCTGAATCGCAAAGCCTTCGTGACCCTTGAAGGGATGGCCGTATTCCGGATAGGCATCCGACAGCATCAGCGAGCTGCCGTTGATATAGAGATGCACATGCATCGTCCGGCCCTTCTCGTCGGCCGGCACGACATAGGCCTCTTCGGCGCCGAATGCCTTCTTGTAGAATTCTGCGGCCTTGAGCGCACCGTCGACTGTCAGATAGGGCAGCAGGCCATTCTTGACCGGCGGCATCTTGGCGGGTGCGGTTTCCATCGTGCTCATGTTCTTCCTCCGTCTACTGATTTTGAAGGTCCGGCATCGAAGCCGTCCGCCTCAAGGACGTGAGGGTAGAGCGGGAGCCGACAGCTCCATAAAGAATTTTTCGTGAAGACTTGGAGGCCGGTTAGATCAGAGATCGATGATCGTGCCGCGGCCGTCGTTCCAGATGCGCATTTCGCGCTGCTGCGCCTGAGCCTTGGCGCGCACCGGAGCCGGTTTCATCTTCAGCGACAGGGCGCGGCCAACCATCAGCACGGTCAAGATGCCGCCGACGGCGAGCGTGACCGAGAAGGTAAACAGCGCAAGAGCCACGAACACGGTGACGCCTGCCAGCATGAGGAAGATGGAACGGATATTCTGCATAATTCTAGACCTCTCTTCGAAAGGAATGTGGTCCTTGATTTCCTTCTGTGCAAGGCAAGCGTGGCTTTTTGTTGTCTTGTCAGCCTTCACAAAGCTTGGCACACATTCGTGATGAGCCGAAATTCCCCCGCCCGTTCCCTTAGCCTGCGCCGCTCGGTGCTCAGCGTTCCCGCCATCAATGCCCGCGCATTGGAAAAGACCCATGTGCTCGATTGCGATGCCGTCATCTTCGATCTGGAGGATTCCGTCGCGCCGGAGAAGAAGGATGAGGCGCGGGCAAACCTGAAGGCGTTCTTCGCCGGTCCGGCGCTTGCGGGCAAGGAGAGGATCATCCGTATCAATGCCCTCTCCTCCGGCTTCGGCCTTGCCGATATGGAGCTGGTGCGGGCTCTCGAGCCGGATGCCGTGCTGCTGCCGAAAGTGGACGAGCCGCAGGATGTGATGGCGATCAGCGACATGCTTGGCGATGCCGATGCCGCGGAAACGCTGCGGATCTGGGCGATGATCGAGACGCCGCGCGGCATCCTGAATTCGGCGGCGATCGCCGAGTTCGGGCGGACAGCCGGGTCGAGGCTCGATTGCTTCGTCGTGGGCTTGAACGACCTGCGCAAGGAAACCGGCGTTCTGCCGCAGCCGGGGCGCACCTATCTGGTGCCGTGGCTGATGCAGGTGATCCTGGCCGTCAGGGCCTATGGGCTCGATGCGATCGACAGCGTCTTCAACGATTTCAAGGATGCGGATGCCTTCGAGGCGGAATGCGCCCATGCCCGCGCGATGGGTTTCGATGGCAAGATGCTGATCCATCCGGCGCAGATCGAAAGTGCCAACCGGCATTTCGGACCTGACGACGCTGCCATCCGCGAGGCCGAAGAGATTATCGCTGCCTTTGCCGATCCTGCGACTGATGGCCTCAACGTCATCAATTCAAACGGCCGGATGATCGAGCGCCTGCATCTTGTCCAGGCGGAAAGTCTGGTTCATAAATCCCGCCTCATTGCTGAACGGAAATCATGACATGAAGCTCTACCGCCTTCTGACCGGCCAGGACGATGCCGCATTCTGCCACCGCGTAACCGATGCCCTCAACAAGGGCTGGTCGCTGCAGGGCTCTCCCTCGGTGACCTTCAATGCCGAGACCAAGCAGGTCATTGCCGCCCAGGCGATCGTCAAGGACGTCGAAGGCAAGGACTACCACCCGGATATGAAGCTCTCCGAGCAGTAAGATTTACCGGTCGGCCGCCTCTTCGGCGCTCGCCTCGATACGCTCCATGTCGTCATCGCTGAGGCCAAAATGGTGGCCAATTTCGTGGATGAGGACATGGGTGATGATATCGCCGAGCGTTTCGTCGTTCTCGGCCCAGTAATCTAGGATCGGGCGGCGATAGAGGCGGATACGGTTCGGCAGCTCGCCGGTTTCCATCGTGAACCGTTCCGAAATGCCTCTGCCCTCGAAAAGGCCGAGCAGGTCGAAGGGCGTTTCCAGCGCCATGTCCTCGAAAACGTCGTCGTCCGGGAAATCTTCGATCTCGATCGTCAGATTGGCGGTAAGCGAACGGAATTCGTCTGGCAGGTGGCTGTAAGCCTCCATCGCCAGGGATTCAAATGTGCTGAGCGTCGGAGCATGGCGATCGCGCCAATCCTCGCTCTGGTCTATGCGGGCCATCAAAAACCCCTTTCTCTGCCGCCCATATAGAACCTTTGTGAAGGATTTTCGAGTGTGGAATCAATGGCAGGAATAAATTCACAACAAACGGCTGTTGACTCTTCCGGCAAGCTCTGGAATCCATAAGAACATAACAGGAACAATTCTGATCTGGAGTGAACGTCATGGCACAGACGGCCGTGACGCGCGAGCGGCTTTTTGCGCTCCGCGAAACCATTGCAAAGCTTGAAGGAAAACCGGCGCCGGCGCTTGCGGCAGCCGAACAGGAAGCGCTGGGTAAGGGAAATGCACCGCGAAAGAGGGATGAGACACCACGGTTCTGCTTTGGCATTCCGGAGCTGGACGAGGCGCTCGAAGGTGGATTGCCGCTCGATGCGCTGACGGAAATCCGCACGAAGATGTTTCTCGATGCTGGCAGCAGCAGCGGATTTGCGCTGGCGATCGCCGCAGCTTTGCAGCATCGGGCCGAGGAAAAAAATCCCGTCCTCTGGATCGCTGACAAGGTCGGCACGATCGAGGCAGGGGTGCCCTATGCCGTCGGGCTGAAGGATTTCGGATTGCGGCCGGAGCTTTTCCTGCATGCGAGCCCCAGAAAACTGGAGGATGCGCTCTGGCTTGCGGAAGCGGCGCTGGAAAGCGGCGCCTTCGTGACGACGATCCTGGAAATCCGCGGCAATCCGAAATCCTTCGGCCTTGCCGAGAGCCGGCGCTTTCACCTGCGGGCGAAATCGGCCGGTCGGTCCCTGCTGCTGCTGCGGCAATCCGGAGAGGAGGAGGCAAGCAGCGCACATTTCCGTTTTCTTGCCGAACCCGCGCCCGCGAAGGAGCGGCCCCTGCCGGATGGTTCGATGCTGGGCGGCAGTATCGGCAATCCGGTCTTTCATCTTACCCTGGAGAAGAGCCGCAATCCGGCCCCCCTCTCCCTCTTCCTGGAGTGGAACCCCCATGACCGCCAGTTTCTCCCTGTCGAACAACCAGCCGTCACTCGCTTTCCAGAACAGCGGGCAGCGCATTCTGGCGCTGTACTTTCCGCATCTTTCGACCGACAGGATCGCCCGCAAGCGGTGGGGTCTCTCGTGGCGTTCGAAAAGGCGTCCTGAGGCCGCTCCAATCGTCTGCTCTGGCCGCTCCGACAATACGATGCGGCTGACGGCGCTGGACGAGAAGGCGGAGAAACTCGGCCTCAAGAAGGGTCTCGGCGTCGCCGAAGCCCGCGCCATCCACCCGATCATCGATGTCGTGGAAGAAGATGCGGCAGCTGACAAACGCCTGCTCGAGGCCGTCGCCGACTGGTGTGACCGCTATACGCCGCTGGTCGCTCTCGATGGCAAGGACGGGCTCTTCCTCGACATAACAGGCTGCTCGCATCTCTTCGGCGGCGAGCGGGCGATGCTGAAGGATATCCTGTCTCGTCTTGCCGGCATGGGCTTCGACATCCGCGGCGCGATTTCCTCGTCACCGGGACTATCCTGGGCCGTCAGCCGTTTCGGCGAAGGCGGGGTGATTGCGGAGGACGAGGCGCAAGCGGTTCTCGAGCCCCTGCCGGTCATGGCGCTGCGGCTGGATGTATCTGTCATAGAGGCATTGCAAAAGCTCGGCCTGCGCTATGTCGGCGATCTCATGCAGGCGCCGCGCGCGCCGCTCACCCGCCGCTTTGGCGGCAGCGTTCTTTTGCGGCTCGATCAGGCATTGGGGCATGATGAAGAACCAGTCTCTCCGCGCCTGCCGGTCGCCAGCCTGTCGGCCGAGCGGCGGCTTGTTGATCCCATTGCCGCCGAAGAAGAGATTATCGCTCTTGCCAGCCAGGTCGCGCATTGCCTGAAACCTTCGTTCGAGACACAAGGCGTCGGAGGCCGGGTCTTCGAACTGGTCCTGTTCCGGGTGGATGGATGCGTTTTCCGAATTGCGGCCGGGGCGTCCCGGCCTTTGCGGGATCCGCAGCGTATTGCCGGTCTGTTTTCCGAACGCCTGACAGCAATTCATGACGATATCGATGCGGGATACGGTTTCGAAATCCTGCGGATCAATGTTCTCCGGCATGAGAACTTCCATAATGTTCAGGACGATTTCGAAGGGGACAGGCAATCACAGGTCTCGCTTGCCGTCTTCGTCGATAAGGTATCGGCCCGTCTCGGCGAGGAATGCCTGACCCGTTTTGAATTGCGCGAAAGCCATATCCCGGAGCGGGCAACCTTTGCCGTTCCGGCCATTCAAGTCCTGGACAGAGCGCCGGTGGAGGTAACGCCACCCGCGGCAAAGAGCGAGCGGCCGGCTCGCCTGCTTCCGGCGCCTGAATTGATGGAAGCGTTTGCCGCAGAGGTTCCGGATGGCGCGCCGGCACATTTTCGCTGGAGGCGCATTCGTCACCGCGTCCTGAAGAGCGAAGGGCCGGAGCGGATCGCCATGGAATGGTGGATCGATGGCGTCGGCGCCAAGGAGCGCGACTATTTCAGCGTCGAGGACGAGCAAGGATATCGTTTCTGGATCTATCGCGAAGGTCACTATGGGCCGGATACCCCGCAATGGTTCATGCATGGAATTTTCGCATGAGCCCGGCCTTCTTCGAGATCGGCGCGAAAACCAACTTCTCCTTTCTGGAGGGTGCCTCCAAGCCTGAGGAGATCGTCACCCAGGCTGCCCTTCTCGGTCTCTCCGGCATCGGGATCGCCGACAGAAATTCCGTGGCCGGCGTCGTGCGCGCCTATGCCCAGACAAAGGTCCTCCGCGGCAAGTATGAGCGAAAGCTGGCAGGCCGGCTGGAAAAGGGAGAAGAGGAAGAAGACATCCTGGATCCCGTGCCGTTTCAGCCGGGAGCGCGGCTCGTCTTCTGCGATCAGACGCCTGAAATCCTGGCCTACCCGAAAGACCGGAAAGGCTGGGGGCATCTCTGCCGTCTGCTGAGTGCCGGGAACCTGAAAGAGGGGGCGGTAAAGGGAACCTGTCTTCTGGAGGAGGCGGATCTCATGGAATGGGGCGATGACATGATGCTTGCTGTCGTGCCCGATCCCAAGCTCATCAAGGACAGCGATGGGCGTGGCGTCTTCTTGGATTGCCTCCGCCGCCTCAAGGACCGCTTCTGTTCCAATCTCTTTTTGGCATTGACCCCGGCCTATAACGGTCACGATGCGCTGACATTTGCGGCCTTTGCCAATATGGCGGCAGACATCGGTGTCCCGCTGATTGCGACCAATCAGCCGCTCTATCACGCAAGAACGCGCAGGCCGCTATCCGATGTGGTGACCTCCATTCGCGAGCATGTACCAATCCCCCGGGCTGGTTTTCTTCTCGCGCCGAATGCGGAACGCTATCTCAAGGAAGGCCGGGAAATGGTGCGGCTCTTCAGGAATTACCCGGAGGCGATCGAGAACACCGGCCATTTTTTTGCTCAGCTGAAATTCTCCCTGGACGAGATCAGTCACAACTATCCGGAGGAGAACGCGCCCGGCGAAACCGCCTATGAAACGCTCGACCGGCTAACGCGGGCCGGTGCGGTGAAGCGGTATCACCCCGGTGAAGTTCCGAAGAAGATCCAGGATCAGATCGATTATGAACTCGATCTGGTCAGGCAGAAAAACTATGCATCCTATTTCCTGACGGTTCATCGGATCGTCCAGCATGCGCGCTACGACAAGAAGATACTCTGCCAAGGGCGTGGCTCGGCAGCCAATTCCGTCATCTGCTATTGCCTTGAGATAACCGAAGTCGATCCTGCAAAAAGTACCTTGCTCTTCGACCGGTTCATTTCCATGGACCGCGATGAGCCGCCGGATATCGATGTCGACTTTGAGCATGACCGGCGCGAGGAAGTCATCCAGTTCATCTACGAGACCTACGGCATCAATCATGCCGGCCTCACGGCAGGGGTGACCACCTACCGGACGCGCTCGGCGGGGCGCGAAGTGGCCAAGGCCTTCGGTCTTTCCGAAGATATTCAGTCGGCGATCGGCAGTCTGGTCTGGGGATGGTCGGACGATAGCCTGTCCGAGCGCGAGGCACGGGCGGCGGGTCTCGACATGTTCGATCCGATGACGAGAAACGTGCTGCAATATGCGTCCGAGCTCCTCTCCTTTCCGCGGCACCTGACGCAACATGTCGGTGGCTTCGTCATCACCCGCGACCGGCTCGACGAAATCGTGCCGATCATGAAGACGGCGATGCCTGGCCGCTACATGATCGAGTGGGACAAGGATGATCTGGATAATGTCCGGATCCTGAAAGTCGATGTTCTCGCACTCGGTATGCTGACCTGTCTGCGCAAGGCTTTTGCGCTGCTCGAGGATCACTATGGGGTCCGCAAGACGCTGGCCGATCTCGGCAACAGGGAGCATGGCGAAGAGGGGCGGCCTGTCTATGCGATGATGTGCCGGGCCGATACGCTTGGCGTCTTCCAGATCGAAAGCCGGGCGCAGATGAGCATGCTGCCGCGTCTCAGGCCCGACCGGTTCTATGATCTTGTTATCGAGGTGGCGATCGTGCGCCCAGGCCCGATCCAGGGCAACATGGTGCATCCCTATCTGAAGCGGCGAGAACAGTTCAAAAGCGGCGCCAAGATCGACTACCCGAGCCCGGAACTGGAATCCGTGCTGGAGAGAACACTTGGCGTTCCGCTCTTCCAGGAACAGGCAATGCAGATCGCCATCACGGCGGCAGGCTTCAAACCGGCCGAGGCCGACAAGCTGCGGCGCGCCATGGCGACGTTCAAGCGAACGGGCACGATCGGAAATTTCGAAAGCCGTTTTATCGAGGGGATGGTCGCCAAGGAATATGACCGCGAGTTCGCCCAGCAGTGTTTCAATCAAATCAAGGGTTTCGGCGAGTACGGCTTTCCGGAAAGCCATGCGGCTTCCTTCGCGCTGCTGGTCTATGCCTCATCCTGGATGAAGGCCTATTATCCCGACGTCTTCTGTGCGGCGATGCTGAACTCGCAGCCCATGGGTTTCTATGCGCCGGCGCAGTTGGTGCGCGACGCGCGTGAGCACGGCGTCGAGATCCGCGAGGTCGATATTAACAGCTCGGATTGGGACTGCCTGCTGGAGAAGGCGGCCTTCGATAAGAGCAAGGTCGATTTCCGGCATGCCGGGATGCGCGATGTCATCCAATCAAAGCGCGCTGTTCGGCTCGGTTTCCGGCAGGTGAAGGGTCTCTCTGAAGACAGCATGCGGCGGCTCGTTGACATGCGTGGAAACGGTTATCGCTCGATCCACGACGTCTGGCTGCGCTCCGGCCTCAAGAAATCCGATATCGAAAGACTGGCCGATGCCGATGTCTTCGGGTCCATCGGGCTTACCCGGCGCGAGGCTCTATGGGCCGTGCGAGCTCTGGATGTGCAGAGCGCCGCCGAGAAGCTGCCGCTATTCGAATGTGCGGGTAAGGATGATCTGCAGATCGAGCCGGAGACACAGCTGCCGGAAATGCTGCCCGGTGAGCAGGTGATCGAGGATTATCGCTATCTTTCGCTGTCGCTAAAAGCGCACCCTGTCTCGTTCCTGCGTGAGGACTTCCGCAGGGCCGGCATAACCCGCAATGTCGATCTGCTTGAGGTCGCCAATGGCAGGCGGGTGACGATTGCCGGGCTTGTCCTGGTCCGGCAGCGGCCGGGTTCGGCCAAGGGTGTCATCTTCATGACCCTGGAGGACGAAACCGGTGTCGCCAATGCGATCGTCTGGCCGACGGTGTTCGAAAAATATCGGTCTACCGTCATGGGTGCCCGGCTGGTGAAAATCCGCGGCAAGTTGCAGAGCCAGAGCGGCGTGATCCATACGGTTGTCGAGCACATCGAGGACATGACCCCGGCGCTTGGTATTCTCCAGCAGGAGGCCCGGCGGTTCGGGGCAAGCGACCGGTCGGATGAGGCCATGCGGCCGACGGTTGATCACCGGCAGAAGAAGATCATGACAGCGCTGGAACGTGCAGGTCTGGAAAAACGCATGGCCGGAGAGAAGAGCGATAAGGAAGTGGCAGAAACCGTGAAAGTGATGCCGAGAGGGCGCAATTTCCATTGATCCCGCGAAAATGCAGCAAGATCAGATCGATAGATTTTCGCCGTGCAGGGTGCTCACCTTGATGTGAGCGTCCCGGGCATCTGGTGATGTTTTTTCATCTGGATTTTTTCTTGACACTCACCATCTTCTTTAGCAGAAAACACGATAGTGAATGTCATGTTTGGAATGATGACGTGCTGGTCTGCAGCTGCAACTACATAACCGACAAGGAAATCCGTGAGGTTATCAACAGCCTTCTCGACGAAGACTGTTGGCAGCTGATCGTTCCTGCGAAGGTCTACCATGCCATGGAGAAGCGCGGCCGTTGCTGTGGTTGCTTCCCCAACGTCGTCGACATCATCATCCAGACTACCGAAGACTATCATGCCCGTCGCCACTCGACGGAAGCCGAAATATTTGATTTCATGTCCCGCCTAAAAGAATTCCATGAGGAAAACAGGAGAGCGGACATTGAAAGGCGACAAAAAAGTCATCGAGCGGCTTAACGAGGCGCTGTTCCTCGAACTCGGTGCAGTCAACCAATACTGGGTCCACTACCGCCTTCTCGAAGATTGG encodes the following:
- a CDS encoding DNA polymerase Y family protein, whose translation is MRLTALDEKAEKLGLKKGLGVAEARAIHPIIDVVEEDAAADKRLLEAVADWCDRYTPLVALDGKDGLFLDITGCSHLFGGERAMLKDILSRLAGMGFDIRGAISSSPGLSWAVSRFGEGGVIAEDEAQAVLEPLPVMALRLDVSVIEALQKLGLRYVGDLMQAPRAPLTRRFGGSVLLRLDQALGHDEEPVSPRLPVASLSAERRLVDPIAAEEEIIALASQVAHCLKPSFETQGVGGRVFELVLFRVDGCVFRIAAGASRPLRDPQRIAGLFSERLTAIHDDIDAGYGFEILRINVLRHENFHNVQDDFEGDRQSQVSLAVFVDKVSARLGEECLTRFELRESHIPERATFAVPAIQVLDRAPVEVTPPAAKSERPARLLPAPELMEAFAAEVPDGAPAHFRWRRIRHRVLKSEGPERIAMEWWIDGVGAKERDYFSVEDEQGYRFWIYREGHYGPDTPQWFMHGIFA
- a CDS encoding error-prone DNA polymerase, which gives rise to MSPAFFEIGAKTNFSFLEGASKPEEIVTQAALLGLSGIGIADRNSVAGVVRAYAQTKVLRGKYERKLAGRLEKGEEEEDILDPVPFQPGARLVFCDQTPEILAYPKDRKGWGHLCRLLSAGNLKEGAVKGTCLLEEADLMEWGDDMMLAVVPDPKLIKDSDGRGVFLDCLRRLKDRFCSNLFLALTPAYNGHDALTFAAFANMAADIGVPLIATNQPLYHARTRRPLSDVVTSIREHVPIPRAGFLLAPNAERYLKEGREMVRLFRNYPEAIENTGHFFAQLKFSLDEISHNYPEENAPGETAYETLDRLTRAGAVKRYHPGEVPKKIQDQIDYELDLVRQKNYASYFLTVHRIVQHARYDKKILCQGRGSAANSVICYCLEITEVDPAKSTLLFDRFISMDRDEPPDIDVDFEHDRREEVIQFIYETYGINHAGLTAGVTTYRTRSAGREVAKAFGLSEDIQSAIGSLVWGWSDDSLSEREARAAGLDMFDPMTRNVLQYASELLSFPRHLTQHVGGFVITRDRLDEIVPIMKTAMPGRYMIEWDKDDLDNVRILKVDVLALGMLTCLRKAFALLEDHYGVRKTLADLGNREHGEEGRPVYAMMCRADTLGVFQIESRAQMSMLPRLRPDRFYDLVIEVAIVRPGPIQGNMVHPYLKRREQFKSGAKIDYPSPELESVLERTLGVPLFQEQAMQIAITAAGFKPAEADKLRRAMATFKRTGTIGNFESRFIEGMVAKEYDREFAQQCFNQIKGFGEYGFPESHAASFALLVYASSWMKAYYPDVFCAAMLNSQPMGFYAPAQLVRDAREHGVEIREVDINSSDWDCLLEKAAFDKSKVDFRHAGMRDVIQSKRAVRLGFRQVKGLSEDSMRRLVDMRGNGYRSIHDVWLRSGLKKSDIERLADADVFGSIGLTRREALWAVRALDVQSAAEKLPLFECAGKDDLQIEPETQLPEMLPGEQVIEDYRYLSLSLKAHPVSFLREDFRRAGITRNVDLLEVANGRRVTIAGLVLVRQRPGSAKGVIFMTLEDETGVANAIVWPTVFEKYRSTVMGARLVKIRGKLQSQSGVIHTVVEHIEDMTPALGILQQEARRFGASDRSDEAMRPTVDHRQKKIMTALERAGLEKRMAGEKSDKEVAETVKVMPRGRNFH
- a CDS encoding (2Fe-2S)-binding protein — translated: MFFHLDFFLTLTIFFSRKHDSECHVWNDDVLVCSCNYITDKEIREVINSLLDEDCWQLIVPAKVYHAMEKRGRCCGCFPNVVDIIIQTTEDYHARRHSTEAEIFDFMSRLKEFHEENRRADIERRQKSHRAA
- a CDS encoding metallopeptidase family protein; this encodes MARIDQSEDWRDRHAPTLSTFESLAMEAYSHLPDEFRSLTANLTIEIEDFPDDDVFEDMALETPFDLLGLFEGRGISERFTMETGELPNRIRLYRRPILDYWAENDETLGDIITHVLIHEIGHHFGLSDDDMERIEASAEEAADR